The Sorangiineae bacterium MSr11367 genome window below encodes:
- a CDS encoding PEGA domain-containing protein produces the protein MKARVAASLLLAMLVSGDLARAGEGVKPSEDERAKTLFSSGAQAYASGQFAAAIQAFAEANRVMPTPAIVYSLAQAHRRQYFIDRNPDHLQKAIANFHGYIEHVANGGRRADAVQALSELEPLVARMDEPPWRAGPKAGPSRGNEEPARLMITTQPSGAQVSIDGKRAWTSPYAAEVTPGKHRVHVTLDGYFEEDREVLAVDHVLVPVPLELRERPARLTIWAPKGGVIAIDGQTVGIAPRSEPFQVVSGRHEVTVTKNGYQTFSREISFRRNEARTLSVELHPTGQRILARWLMIGGGALIAASGAFVVLALKQQQEALDVQEAQKTRLRGPSDEGDYRDALEGRDRWRMAAIGAFSVGGAALVGGLVLHAFDPRTPPPPRAHLGEQGPRAPGPLEPVEMSVVPTLGPSVAGLTLKGRF, from the coding sequence ATGAAGGCGCGCGTGGCCGCATCGCTCTTGCTGGCGATGCTCGTTTCCGGTGACCTTGCCCGTGCGGGCGAAGGGGTGAAGCCTTCCGAGGACGAGCGGGCCAAGACGCTCTTCAGCTCGGGCGCACAAGCGTATGCCTCGGGGCAATTCGCCGCGGCCATTCAGGCCTTTGCCGAGGCGAATCGTGTGATGCCGACTCCCGCCATCGTCTATTCCTTGGCGCAGGCGCACCGCCGGCAATATTTCATCGATCGCAATCCGGATCATCTTCAAAAGGCCATTGCGAATTTCCACGGGTACATCGAGCACGTCGCCAATGGCGGCCGGCGCGCCGACGCCGTGCAGGCACTCTCCGAGCTCGAGCCGCTCGTCGCACGCATGGACGAGCCGCCGTGGCGTGCAGGCCCGAAAGCGGGCCCCTCACGGGGGAACGAGGAACCGGCGCGGCTCATGATCACGACACAGCCGAGTGGCGCGCAGGTATCCATCGACGGCAAGCGGGCTTGGACGTCGCCCTATGCCGCGGAGGTGACCCCGGGCAAGCATCGCGTTCACGTGACCCTCGACGGGTACTTCGAGGAGGATCGCGAAGTCCTCGCGGTCGACCACGTCCTCGTGCCCGTGCCGCTGGAGCTGCGAGAGCGCCCAGCGCGGCTCACGATTTGGGCGCCGAAAGGGGGTGTGATTGCCATCGATGGGCAGACGGTGGGCATAGCGCCTCGGTCCGAGCCATTCCAGGTCGTCTCGGGGCGGCATGAAGTGACCGTCACCAAGAATGGCTACCAAACGTTCTCGCGGGAGATCTCCTTCCGCCGCAACGAAGCACGAACGCTGTCCGTGGAGCTGCACCCGACGGGGCAGCGTATCTTGGCGCGCTGGTTGATGATCGGGGGCGGCGCCTTGATCGCGGCGAGTGGCGCCTTCGTCGTCCTCGCGCTGAAGCAGCAACAGGAGGCACTCGACGTGCAGGAAGCGCAGAAAACGCGCCTCCGCGGGCCAAGCGACGAAGGGGACTACCGCGACGCGCTGGAGGGACGCGACCGGTGGCGGATGGCGGCCATTGGCGCATTCTCCGTGGGCGGGGCGGCGCTCGTGGGTGGGCTCGTGCTCCATGCCTTCGACCCGCGGACCCCGCCACCCCCGCGTGCCCATCTCGGCGAGCAGGGCCCGCGTGCACCGGGGCCACTCGAACCCGTCGAGATGTCCGTCGTCCCCACGCTGGGGCCAAGCGTGGCGGGTCTCACCTTGAAAGGCCGATTCTGA